TTATTCACTCGTCTAATGTATATTACTATCATGGCCTTTCTGGTCATCAACCTAATacgattctgtgtgtgtgatcattcaTTTCAGTTTCCCAGGCACTGCGTGAGAATACCTATCCATTCCTGGCCATGATCATGCTGAAGGACCGAAAGATGACTGTTGTGGGCAGACTAGAAGGGTTGGTTCAGCCAGAAGACCTCATCAACCAACTCAACTTCATCATGGAAGCCAACCAAACATATCTGGTGTCGGAGCGCCTGGAGCGGTAGGGGACACATGTCGTATAGCAATCACTTGAACGTTGACTTCTTTGAGCCCGCCTCAATGAGAGTAAGAACTCGAATCCCTCTTGTGACCAATCTTAAGATTTTGgttacaaaaaaaattaaaactccTAGAGGCCTAGGAGTTTGACTCTACTTGGACACTGACAAACACTTAACTTGCATCTGTAATGAGGCAACTTAATCTTGAATATATGTAATGTTTTTCAAAAAAATCCCAAAAGTTTATTTTCAGGCTCAATAGATGTTGTCTAGGTGTGAGTTGACCTTTCCTAcaacttgtgtgtatgtgtgtgtttcagggaggagaggaaccaGACTCAAGTGCTGAGACAGCAGCAGGATGAGGCCTACCTGATGTCTCTCCGCGCTGACCAGGAGAAAGACcgaaagaagagggaggagcaggagcagaagAGACAAGAGGAGGAGCTGGTCCTCCAGAGTGCTCTAGCTGAAGAACGGAAGCGAAGGGTATGACTTGATGGTGCATTCTTTGAATTCAGCCAATAACAATCAACGCGGGGGTCCTCTTGTATTCATTGAGGTATTTGTTGTGGCTGCAGAACctcgaggaggagaaggagaggaagtcTGAATGTCTTCCTCAGGAGCCTCCCGCAGATGATCCAGAGAGTGTCAAGATAGTTTTCAAGCTGCCCAACGACACACGCGTAGAGAGACGCTTCCTGTTTGATCAGTCACTGACGGTAGGTCCCCTTCTCAAGCATGAGCGATGTGTTCATGTCAAATAATCGAGGCCTCGGTTAACGCGCCCAAGTCATTTAAAGGGTTGTGGGTAGGACCGCTCTCAGTAACACTCTTATTCCCTGTGTCTCAaactgtctttctctccccttgCAGGTTATATATGACTTCCTGTTCTCTTTGAAAGAAACCCCAGAGAAGTACCAGATAGTTACAAACTTTCCCCGTCGAGTCTTGCCCTGCCTCCCCACCGAGGAGcagcccaacccccccaccctgaaGGAGGCAGGACTCAGCCGCTCAGAGGTCCTTTTTGTTCAGGACCTCACAGACGATTAACAGTGAACTCTTCCTGTTTGGaagacccccgccccctcccgccCAACACCCTCTCCCCCAAGACCCCTCTCTCAATCCCAGTCAccctttttcgtttttttttggttaatGGCCGTTCATGCTCATGGGATTCTTGTGGAGAAATTGCTAACCTtggaaaaacacattttaacgCCCTGATATGCCGACCGCATTTGGTGGAGTTGACAGGGTTCCCGATAGCCTGAAGATTCCTGCATTTTATTAAATATAAACTTCTTTGGAAGTCCGATCTTGAAACCATGGAGGTTGTGTGAACAAATATCTGTATCCCAGTTCTGTATCCTTTGCAACCTATACTatacttttatttaattttttttagttttttgaaAACCAGTGGCCCTGCCATTCCTTTCTttgtttcaataaaaaaattctCTTCACTAAAATAAAAGGAAATGGTAGATTAATTTAAAGACAAAACTGTAATTGGATGGCTGGTGTATGATGCTGAGAATAGATGGCTGCAGGATACATTATGGAAatcaattataaatatttaagTACATAAAATCCCAATTTTAAACCTTTTGCCTTACAATTGCATATGTGCTTCTCACATAGTGACTGACCCCTATAGAAATGGTCTGGACTCTGGTTTATTTGCCATGATTGTGATTTCAACTTGTTGTGCAGAGCCAGTGTGTTGTTTTCTGATCGTGTGTAGATCTGGGAACAGAAAAATGCGGAAAACCTGTTCTAAGTGAGCCATACTCTGTACATAGGTTAGTTATTTAAAGAAGAATCCCAACAATACTAAAAAAGAAGATGTATGCTTTCCCGTTGACTCTTGTCATAAAATGACCACATGTGGGATGGTTGCTACCGgtatatataaatgcagactgactcataatttttttttgaaaatacAGCAAAATGTAAACGGACCACAGCTTTTACATGGTTTAATGTAGTGTAGTAGTCTGCCCATAATGTGCCTGTGGTTATTCATCGATTCCCATTTTGCCTGACTTAACATCTGAATGGGCTGGTCATGTAAAAATGTAATTTTCAAATTCTAAATTAAATATTGAAAAATGTGGGTTCATTCAATTACACTTGATATCTGATctgttccatttttttttaagtcttgACGtagatgttttttattttttatgtttggtGAATGACTTGCAAAATTAATTGCATACTATGCAGCATTTTCCCTAATTGATTTTGGTTCATGTTTGTAAAAACAAATCCACCACTTTTATCAGTTGCTCCCGAGGAAATGTATCTACTGCCATTTGCGCTCTTGTATTGTTGAAGTTTTATAGGGAGAGGAAAAGCCATGCCTAGTTTCACTTACTGCATAAAGTCCTGCCTGCTTCAATGTAGCGTTTCCTGTGTTTTTATCTACATAAATCTATTTGGGGCACATCCCCCATACTTCCTAACGAATAGTTAGTGACTATGAAGACAGCCTCTGCAGACAGTGCAGACTAATGTTATGAGACCATCACAAGAAATCGTGAAAAGATTGAAGAAAGAAATTGAAAAGGAAAGCAGCAGTGCATGCAATAATCACTTTAGCAAGAGTCCAATAATCAAGGTATACATCATACATTTATTAGTGAACAATCCTTTCAAATCagccacaataaaaaaaagaaaatatgatTGCACTACTTGATAAAGCAGAACTAGCaactttcatttaaaaaaagtacaaattTTAAAAATTTCAAACCGTATAcagatgtatatataatacACTAACTAGTTGTTAATTGCTACAAACAATATGATTCCAATGGAATGAAAAAATTATAGCAGAAGAACTGTAtcctatatataatatatattagttttattttttcctccaCAAAATACAAACATGGCTAAAATGAGGTAACTGTAAATGTGCAAGTACCAAAGCAAAAATCTCTGCCTAACACAGGACACGTGCCCCTGGCTCTGTGAGAGGGTCGGTTATCTGTTATCAAGCCACGGCCCCCTAGAGGCCAGGGGATGTAAGAACAGTGAACCACTATCCCACCACAGCAAAAAACCATCGGTAAACAAATGGCATCAACAAAGCAATTAATACACTACAAATCCCCGATAATGTTTTTTTAGCTGCTTATTGGAACACGTTTTTCCACCACACAAGCTGTGAGATTATTCAGTAATTGTTTGCAACAGAAAGACTACAAGACTCGATTTTATAATTCTTCTTAAAGATTGTGATTACTTATGCCTTACAGGGAGGTACATATTGTTTTTTACTTAATAGGGTAGTTGTCATCAATAAAATACATACTCAAAAGTAAGAGTGCTAAATTTAAGCGAATTAGGTGAACAATAAATTGTATATTGATACACTAAGTGAAGGAGCCTATCGAAGGCAGGTGCAGTATTACACTGAAATTAGTATGAATATAGAAGTATGTTTTAAATTGCTTAAACTATACTGATTTTTTAACTGACAATGTTACAGGTATCGGTATAACATGCTTTTAAGAATACATAGGATCCATGACAAACTAAAGCATTCACGCCAGTGACAGTTATACCTAAAGCAGAACATCTAGCACCTTTTCACTATGGCTTTTGATAAACTACAGTAGTTTCAGAGCATGTATTTTTCAGTCATTTGGGCAAAAACATTAACACGGTGAATTTAAGAGTTCAAATCATGGGTTTCAagaccatttacatttttttctccttaaaaagaaaagataacaaaaaaagaaagcgCATAAAATCTTGTAGTCATTCAGTTCTATTACAAATGTGTGCAGTACGATGCATGGCAGTTATCAGCTGAGCGTTTAAGATCTGAAGCCAACTAGAACAAAAACTCTGTTGGGATCTGGTCGACAAGCATGCATATTGTGCCCCGTTTACATTGTTCTTCACCAGATTCTCTAGATATCTTCCTTCCGCTTATTTTTAAAatgatgtatttttttcttctttaaaatCATGCAACACCGCTGAAGTAGTTTTGGAAGTGATTTAGGTAGGATAATGTGCACCACAGCACTTCTTTAAAATGGCATCACAACCGCTATGTTTTAACATGTGGTTAAAGTACAAGAACAGAAGGTAAACAGGTTTGAATAACACAGTGTTAATGAGTTGCAGTGTATACATTGCCTCTTTTCTGTGAATATTCATAACGTCTTTATTATCTTTTCTTCTTGCATGCCTGTCTTTAAATGAGGTTAATTGTACTATTtttgaaagaaaataatatAGAAGAATCGTTTACATGACAATATGGTCAGAGAAACAAAAAAGTTTAAATATACCCTTTCATGGCATCTTTTCCATTTGAAATGGACTGTTTTCCTTTGTTTTTATATGTTGAGAGGCcctgagtatttttttttacttacaaTATAAGCCAGCAAatagatattatgtacacatagGTTAATTCTGAAAGCTGTGGGTTTAACGCATTAAATGGCTTCTTTTTACTTGGaaggtggcacacacacacattaaaaacgCAATAgcgtgattaaaaaaaaagaaaagtaaatggCATCCCTTTCCACAAACACCATGGATTTAAAAACCACCTGTTAGTGCATCTTGGGACAGTTATAGTGAAACAATAGCCTCCCCCCAACCACAATTCACCAAGTTTGGAAGTGAATTCCCAGGCAGAGAACAAGAAGTCAAAACAGTGCAACTACTCAACAACTCCAGCTCATATTGTCATGTTAATTCATCTCTGTCCACTCAGGGCTGTGACAGATGTAGCAGAAGTGTCCCCAGTGACTTCTACTACGAAAGGGTTTTCAACATTCTTTAGTCTTCAAAACAAGCCATTCTATCGAAGAGCATTCACGCCAAAAGCTACACATACTATTTACTGTGACCATTGCCAGGGGCTATACCTGACCGAGTTTGCTGGAATTAAAGAATTAAaaacaccatacacaaaaaacgatgttaGTGCTTCAACTGATTCCTTCGATGCATTTTTTTCTATACTGGACTAAAACCAATAAATAAACttaaaaaacatacacaaaacgGAATACCTTTTCAAAAAGAGGGTTAAATGACGAAGTGAAACATTAGTAATAAGTTTGTGCTTGTCAAGGTAATAAGAAGGCAGATATTGAAATATTGAAAACAGTAGGCTATATCTGTAATATTGGAATATTTGGCTcacaaacaaagaaatcaaAAAGCCTGGTGCTCCAAACTAGGAAGGAGAGAACTGTTCTTTTTTAACCACCACTCATTGCACATATTGCTTTCTGCGCATCCTTCCAGCTCTGCCTTCAGAATACCACATCTGTCTCTACCACtggatttaaaaaagaaaatggaacCAAAGCATTAGCCTCTTCATtttttccccccctcctctataCTTTCTGGATAAGCAAAACAGAATCAAGTTTTCTTCCTTGCTTTAATCTGTatactttttttgttaaaatttgTTTGATACATTTGGTGGCAATGCTTGATTAAAATATTGCTAGTCTGAATCAACAGTCCATGCAAATCCTAACATGCTGCCCTGTATCCAGTGGTTACACAATGCATCGGCTCTGTGgacaggacaaacacacatacatacagacacacgcgcacacacacacgcacgataaccacacacacacacacactcatgcccaCCTGTACGCGGGGAGACCTCTGAGTATCCCCTCAGAAAGAAGCAGTCTTTTGTCCTCCTCTACTCAGATTGACAAGCACATCGCCCTCAGCGAAGCTGCTGCCTCCTCTATCCACAAATCCAGGAGACTGCTTCAGTACAGATCTGTGTCCggagagttaaaaaaaaaaaaaaaaatagttcctgTCCCATCATCTGCAGTCCGTCACCTCAGGCTTAACCCAATcggaaccttttttttttcttctttaaaaaCCACACCAAGTCACACTTTCACAATAGCGTTGGcaaatctcccccccccccagccccgcccacaaaaaaggggaaaaaaagggggtaaactaaataatgaataataattgaAATAATCATACATTATTGCAAAACATACATTATTAACAAGTCACTTTTCCCAAGACCTAACATAAACATGCATCTATGAAGGACAGCCTTTTGCCTCCAAACACAGACATCCATGTTGAAGAATTCATATTCTGTTTCTGCTAATTGCACAAAGTGTCTGGTCCGCCGACCTACAGCACTGCCGCTCCCGTCCACTCTCAGCgcactcttcccccccccccccccccccgtgaacGAACACCACATTGCAAAAGTTAAAAGAACAAAAAGAGGAACAGGAACCTTGTGACCTAAAGCAGCAGTACAATGTCGTGGGGGGAAAATCTTTGGAATTTTGCAACAGGGGGAGTGgggcgggtgtgtgtggggggggggggggggggggggggggacagagacgTAAGTGGCTGGCAATCCCAGAACTCTGGCTATAGGCTGCGAAAGGCAGTGGGTTTCaatacactcacacattgaAGCACAGCAGAGGTATGATCGCTTCCAGGGAACTGTCCTGGATTGCTTTTTTTTTAGGggttggtgggagggggggcgggtgggGTTGTAAGCTGTAATTACTGGAGGAAATCGGGCGAGGTTGTGGCAGGTGGGGGTGTtccccggcctcctcctccacccatccgCTCAGCCCCCgtcctccccacccccacccagaaGGTGtctggccgggggggggggtttgctcgGCCGTGCGCCGATCTCCAAGACGAGAGACGGCGGCTCCTCACTCTGCTTCCCGGTGGACGTCGGAGGCGTCGGCGCGGCAGATGGGGCAGGTGCGGTTggtctggagggggagaggcgcGTTAAAACCAGGGAGGAGGTGGGCTCCAAGGTGGGGTTCAAAGTTCAAGGTGAACGGTAATGAAATGAACGACGCCAAAGAGAGACCGACTGTGCTTCGGCCTACCTTTAACCATTTGTCCACACACTTGGCGTGGAATTCGTGGTTGCACGGCAGAACCCGGAGTAACTGTCTGCACTCAAAGTCACAGAAGCACACGACacacctgggagagagaggggaaaacaagacaaggaagtGTCAAGGAGAGTCTTCATTGAAACGAGTGGTGTTGATTGGTGGGGGCTGTTGTttagtgggagggggggtggagggcagGTGTTGAGCTTACAGCGTTTGTTCAGACAGATGGTTCTCCAGGTTGAACCTGTAGGACGGAAGATGCTCTATGTCTGCTTTGGTCAGCCCGCGGGGCTTGGCTTCACCCAGCCTCTCTGCCAGGTTCAGTAATGCC
The window above is part of the Gadus macrocephalus chromosome 10, ASM3116895v1 genome. Proteins encoded here:
- the faf2 gene encoding FAS-associated factor 2; protein product: MAAPEEQELSQAQTEKLLQFQDLTGLESMDQCRRTLEQHNWNIEAAVQDRLNEQEGVPSVFNPPPSRPLQVNTADHRVYSYIVSRPQPRGLLGWSYYLIMLPFRLTYYTLLDVFRFALRFVRPDPRGRVTDPVGDVVSFIQTFEEKYGRSHPVFYQGTYSQALNDAKRELRYLLVYLHGEDHQDTDEFCRSTLCTEEVVTFINARMLFWACSTSKPEGFRVSQALRENTYPFLAMIMLKDRKMTVVGRLEGLVQPEDLINQLNFIMEANQTYLVSERLEREERNQTQVLRQQQDEAYLMSLRADQEKDRKKREEQEQKRQEEELVLQSALAEERKRRNLEEEKERKSECLPQEPPADDPESVKIVFKLPNDTRVERRFLFDQSLTVIYDFLFSLKETPEKYQIVTNFPRRVLPCLPTEEQPNPPTLKEAGLSRSEVLFVQDLTDD